A window from Micromonospora profundi encodes these proteins:
- a CDS encoding NAD(+) diphosphatase, giving the protein MTDPSVQPSPAEQRAGFLPGVDPDRLPAPTDIALPVLGAKLLTTADGAVARVGDLPADTLWTPVGTLDGVPAWATDLTTADAFPGRARRWTSLAAEVPEPLATLAGRALAVTTWRRTHRWCGACRAELTDQPGEISRRCPDCGMYVPMQLSVAVLTAITRPGRAGRPDELLLVRHATGPTNLWALVAGFVEAGETLEAAVRREIGEEVGLTVDGLAYHGSQPWAISGPGVLLAGFTARAADRHAEPVVDGRELTEARWFGLDALPAELPPAYSISRWLIDATVTAGLR; this is encoded by the coding sequence GTGACCGACCCGTCCGTCCAGCCCTCGCCCGCCGAACAACGCGCCGGCTTCCTGCCGGGGGTCGACCCCGACCGCCTGCCGGCGCCCACCGACATCGCCTTGCCGGTGCTCGGGGCGAAGCTGCTGACCACCGCCGACGGGGCGGTGGCCCGGGTCGGCGACCTGCCCGCCGACACCTTGTGGACGCCCGTTGGCACCCTCGACGGGGTCCCGGCGTGGGCCACCGATCTCACCACCGCCGACGCCTTCCCCGGTCGGGCGCGACGCTGGACGTCACTCGCCGCCGAGGTGCCCGAACCTCTCGCCACGCTTGCCGGCCGGGCGCTGGCCGTGACCACCTGGCGGCGTACCCACCGCTGGTGCGGCGCCTGCCGGGCCGAGCTGACCGACCAGCCCGGCGAGATCTCCCGGCGCTGCCCCGACTGCGGCATGTACGTGCCGATGCAGCTCTCCGTCGCGGTGCTGACCGCCATCACCCGCCCCGGCCGGGCGGGCCGCCCCGACGAGCTGCTGCTGGTGCGGCACGCCACCGGGCCGACCAACCTGTGGGCCCTTGTCGCCGGCTTCGTCGAGGCCGGCGAGACACTGGAGGCGGCGGTGCGCCGGGAGATCGGCGAGGAGGTCGGGCTGACCGTCGACGGGTTGGCCTACCACGGCAGCCAGCCGTGGGCGATCTCCGGCCCAGGTGTGCTGCTCGCCGGTTTCACAGCCCGTGCCGCCGACAGGCACGCCGAGCCGGTGGTCGACGGTCGGGAGCTGACCGAGGCCCGCTGGTTCGGCCTGGATGCGCTGCCGGCGGAGCTGCCTCCGGCGTACTCCATCTCGCGCTGGCTGATCGACGCGACGGTGACCGCCGGGCTGCGGTGA
- a CDS encoding DUF885 domain-containing protein: protein MEEFGVLAERVVEALLETRPGVATAAGDHRFDDRLPDLAADALAADRAMLSDAANALSELDPDALDIDEQVDHALLTSFVDRELFELTEIRSHEWDPLRHNPGPLLHALLARPYAPAEVRLTQMAGRLAAVPDALATARAALRDMPRVHAETAVGQFAGAAALIRDELPPLLAQAPGALDRVEPAARAAIAALEEFVAWLRAGLAADAGPGRDPRLGRRRWEARLWHTLDTELGAAEIQRRAWANLDRVTEEIREAAVELVGGPADDAAVRRALDVLAAEHPDDATIVELAGVTLDEASDFVRLHDLVTLVDDRCVIQEMPEFARGVAVAYCDSPGQLETADVPTFYCIAPTPSAWPAQRVESFYREYNDHMIRNLTVHEAMPGHFLQLAHARRYVGATRVRALVRSGPFIEGWAVYAEELMTGLGYGGVPVRLQQLKMQLRMTINALLDQLVHAEDMPEAEALALMTGRGFQEEGEAAGKWRRSLLTSTQLSTYFVGYSEVAEIAAARPDGVSAREWHDAMLAHGCPPPRHLRTLLGV, encoded by the coding sequence GTGGAAGAGTTTGGGGTTTTGGCGGAGCGGGTCGTTGAGGCTCTGCTGGAGACGCGGCCGGGTGTCGCCACCGCTGCTGGGGATCACCGGTTCGACGACCGGCTACCCGATCTGGCCGCCGACGCGTTGGCCGCCGACCGGGCGATGCTCTCCGACGCGGCAAACGCGCTGTCCGAGTTGGACCCCGACGCGCTCGACATCGACGAGCAGGTGGATCACGCGCTGCTCACCTCATTCGTGGACCGGGAACTCTTCGAGCTGACCGAGATCCGGTCGCACGAGTGGGATCCGCTGCGCCACAACCCCGGCCCGCTGCTGCACGCGCTGCTGGCCCGCCCGTACGCGCCTGCCGAGGTGCGGTTGACGCAGATGGCCGGCCGGCTCGCCGCCGTACCCGATGCGCTCGCGACCGCCCGCGCGGCGCTGCGGGACATGCCGCGGGTCCATGCCGAGACGGCGGTCGGGCAGTTCGCCGGCGCGGCCGCGCTGATCCGCGACGAGCTGCCTCCGCTGCTCGCCCAGGCGCCGGGCGCCCTCGACCGGGTCGAGCCGGCGGCCAGGGCGGCGATCGCGGCCCTGGAGGAGTTCGTGGCGTGGCTGCGCGCCGGCCTGGCCGCCGACGCCGGCCCCGGGCGCGATCCCCGGCTGGGCCGCCGCCGCTGGGAGGCGCGGCTCTGGCACACCCTCGACACCGAGTTGGGCGCCGCCGAGATCCAGCGCCGCGCCTGGGCCAATCTGGACCGGGTCACCGAGGAGATCCGCGAGGCGGCCGTCGAGCTGGTCGGTGGTCCGGCCGACGACGCGGCGGTACGCCGGGCGCTCGACGTGCTCGCCGCCGAGCACCCCGACGACGCGACGATCGTCGAGCTGGCCGGGGTGACCCTGGACGAGGCGTCCGACTTCGTCCGCCTGCACGACCTGGTCACGCTTGTCGACGACAGGTGCGTGATCCAGGAGATGCCGGAGTTCGCGCGGGGCGTCGCGGTGGCGTACTGCGACTCGCCCGGCCAGTTGGAGACGGCGGACGTGCCCACGTTCTACTGCATCGCGCCCACCCCGTCGGCGTGGCCGGCGCAGCGGGTCGAGTCGTTCTACCGCGAGTACAACGACCACATGATCCGCAACCTGACGGTGCACGAGGCGATGCCGGGGCACTTCCTCCAGCTCGCCCACGCCCGCCGTTACGTCGGTGCCACCCGGGTTCGGGCGTTGGTCCGGTCCGGCCCGTTCATCGAGGGCTGGGCGGTGTACGCCGAAGAGCTGATGACGGGCCTCGGCTACGGCGGCGTGCCGGTGCGGTTGCAGCAGCTCAAGATGCAGCTGCGGATGACCATCAACGCGCTGCTCGACCAGTTGGTGCACGCCGAGGACATGCCCGAGGCCGAGGCGTTGGCGTTGATGACCGGGCGCGGCTTCCAGGAGGAGGGCGAGGCGGCCGGCAAGTGGCGTCGGTCGCTGCTCACCTCGACTCAGCTGTCCACCTACTTCGTGGGCTACAGCGAGGTGGCCGAGATCGCCGCCGCCCGCCCCGACGGGGTCTCAGCGCGCGAATGGCACGACGCGATGCTCGCCCACGGCTGCCCGCCGCCGCGCCACCTGCGTACCCTGCTCGGCGTCTGA